One segment of Drosophila mauritiana strain mau12 chromosome 3R, ASM438214v1, whole genome shotgun sequence DNA contains the following:
- the LOC117146056 gene encoding uncharacterized protein LOC117146056 — translation MRLIWLQLLAAGVALYLANCCATAAKASTSRGVAQYKLPLPAPLPDHESVAVSGADQARRQQQGASNQRRRTQVVRRRRPASTTTTPSTSTTTTTTSTTTTTTTTTTPRPSLANGFNFFNRNFWSFGQQSLVAVRPPTKQVHPPKKFSPKEEKSGQRKVAKTTRKPMGQRTSTTSRSTTTTSTQKPTTDGPFRIALPTLNFPRDNQDNSRDRETEKDKRSAAELRLRFDCPRENEVRFQLFPKICKADRDCAVWQRDELCCDIFGASSCVSGVPKPLEETPHAPILGLIPRKCPSRPLAELWWDVQECSTDMDCWPRVCCPDGRRRYCRTSQPELETAPVPVKRSFDYLTEYLECTAPPPPIFDLHPKACTSTLDCFPNVCCQEAGLRHCRPPKKSVLTLMANFLNVDFVKRLAQNIVIK, via the exons ATGAGATTGATCTGGCTGCAGCTCCTGGCTGCTGGGGTTGCTCTCTACCTGGCAAACTGTTGTGCAACGGCCGCCAAGGCATCCACAAGCCGCGGAGTTGCACAATACAAGCTACCGCTCCCTGCTCCATTGCCAGACCACGAATCTGTGGCGGTTTCAGGAGCGGATCAGGCAAGGCGACAGCAGCAGGGAGCATCCAACCAGCGGAGGCGCACTCAGGTCGTGCGGCGGCGCAGGCCCGCTtctacaacaacaactccaTCCACCTCAACCACAACGACAACCACAtcgacaacaactacaacgacgacaacaacaa CTCCGCGTCCCAGCCTGGCCAACGGCTTCAACTTCTTTAATCGGAACTTCTGGAGTTTCGGCCAGCAGAGTCTGGTGGCAGTGCGTCCGCCCACCAAGCAGGTCCATCCGCCGAAAAAGTTTAGTCCCAAGGAGGAGAAGTCCGGCCAACGAAAGGTGGCCAAGACCACTAGGAAACCGATGGGTCAGAGAACCAGCACCACTAGTCgaagcacaacaacaactagcACCCAAAAACCCACCACGGATGGACCCTTTCGCATTGCACTGCCCACCTTGAACTTCCCACGCGACAACCAGGATAACAGCAGGGATAGGGAAACGGAGAAGGACAAGAGATCGGCTGCCGAGCTGCGCTTGAGGTTCGATTGCCCGCGGGAGAACGAGGTGAGGTTCCAGCTATTCCCCAAGATCTGCAAGGCGGATCGGGACTGTGCCGTGTGGCAACGGGATGAGCTGTGCTGTGATATCTTTGGAGCAAGCAGCTGTGTCTCTGGGGTTCCAAAGCCGCTGGAGGAGACTCCACATGCTC CCATCCTGGGCTTGATACCTCGCAAGTGCCCGAGTAGACCGCTGGCCGAGCTCTGGTGGGACGTCCAGGAGTGCTCCACGGACATGGACTGCTGGCCAAGGGTCTGTTGCCCGGATGGGCGTAGGAGATACTGCCGCACCTCGCAGCCGGAGTTGGAAACAGCTCCAGTGCCAGTGAAGCGATCCTTCGACTATC TTACGGAGTACCTGGAGTGCACGGCCCCGCCGCCGCCCATCTTTGACCTTCATCCGAAGGCGTGCACCTCCACCCTGGATTGCTTTCCGAACGTGTGCTGCCAGGAGGCGGGACTGCGCCACTGCCGGCCGCCCAAGAAGTCCGTGCTCACACTGATGGCCAACTTTCTCAACGTGGACTTCGTGAAGCGACTGGCACAGAATATCGTTATCAAGTAG
- the LOC117146058 gene encoding 40S ribosomal protein S29: MGFATLWYSHPRKYGQGSRCCRACSNRHGLIRKYGLNICRQCFREYANDIGFKKLD, encoded by the exons ATGGGTTTCGCTACTCTCTGGTACTCGCATCCCCGCAAATATGGCCAAGGCTCCCGATGCTG CCGTGCCTGCTCTAACCGCCACGGTCTGATCCGCAAGTATGGCCTTAACATCTGCCGTCAGTGCTTCAGGGAGTACGCCAACGACATTGGCTTCAAGAAG CTGGACTAA
- the LOC117146054 gene encoding testis-specific zinc finger protein topi: MKIKVSGEYTLAEIEVELDQQLTPNDLQPGATVLATNESTGGLERIVNHEELSRFFAVGPPVALPMPTDVVVERTLADPAFKQILQEADGKKGFDPEAEQIKIRDFLAGVTCSKMTTEQSVFHGSRSNTSAPTVNRIKCPTCLVQFDAVAFQNHACEAKPAEWAVPQQEKPYLVPTVSAPPAPISKPACERVIRENQVRLRRYFKDEMKYDLATGIESSRIKNTSKGPNECTMCDRKFVHASGLVRHMEKHALDLIPSQTSEQPHTIPAAGLHVVVKCNPCGRIFYDPQVAFRHGFIHDSEHSTMRQGRMPQVPSSTADFNELLLDGELLLDNDATFAASSPNTNPPEKEMFSSLILGSVLQCEFCEYIFADIAELLVHSASHVAERRFECTACDIQMSTAKEASIHFQTDCIFMREAVRSLNVTISRYFVCNVCELKFANTDLLQEHRCTSFHYFPRLSENGKKLLLPCEFCDLNFEFAHEFLAHNEEKHLNKKKREKEARNTGAGRIRQYLCDICGKSYTQSSHLWQHLRFHQGVKPFVCQEENCDRKFTIRPDLNDHIRKCHTGERPYLCLVCGKRFLTGSVFYQHRLIHRGERRYECDECGKRFYRADALKNHQRIHTGEKPYSCLFCTKTFRQRGDRDKHIRARHSHLDANSRLMMQMQKFQLETAAAQKAQGHNTEQQDNDFAGGASTSDVPSGSGYVSIEPGVAEMQYSIAPEQQDEMVCVPIDQVNNSFFMSHYMQAVPMEEDGSGQHIIVFEQPGQDMNMMSIYNQQQVGEPMHEGGVPKRAPEENARVVVVKNNPTKPIFSDTYM, encoded by the exons ATGAAAATCAAAGTTTCGGGTGAGTATACGCTGGCCGAGATCGAAGTCGAGTTGGACCAGCAGTTGACCCCGAACGACCTGCAACCCGGAGCCACAGTGCTGGCCACCAACGAGAGTACTGGCGGCTTAGAGCGGATTGTCAACCATGAGGAGCTGTCCAGGTTCTTCGCCGTGGGTCCACCGGTCGCCTTACCAATGCCCACGGATGTGGTAGTGGAGCGCACATTGGCGGATCCGGCTTTCAAGCAAATCCTGCAGGAGGCTGACGGCAAGAAAGGCTTCGATCCCGAGGCGGAGCAAATAAAGATTCGCGACTTTTTGGCCGGCGTCACCTGCAGCAAGATGACCACTGAGCAATCGGTCTTTCATG GATCTCGTTCCAATACCTCTGCGCCCACTGTCAACCGTATAAAGTGTCCGACATGTTTGGTCCAGTTCGATGCTGTGGCCTTTCAAAATCATGCCTGTGAAGCGAAGCCGGCCGAGTGGGCGGTGCCTCAGCAGGAGAAGCCATATCTTGTGCCTACTGTATCTGCTCCTCCGGCTCCGATAAGCAAACCGGCTTGCGAGCGGGTAATCAGGGAGAACCAAGTGCGTTTGCGACGTTACTTCAAAGATGAGATGAAGTACGATCTGGCCACAGGCATCGAAAGCTCGCGCATCAAAAACACATCAAAGGGTCCCAACGAGTGCACCATGTGCGACCGCAAGTTTGTCCACGCCTCTGGGCTGGTGCGCCACATGGAGAAGCACGCCCTGGACTTGATCCCATCGCAGACCAGCGAGCAACCACATACGATACCGGCTGCCGGACTGCATGTGGTGGTTAAGTGCAACCCTTGTGGCCGAATCTTCTATGATCCGCAGGTGGCCTTTAGACACGGCTTTATTCACGATTCGGAGCATTCAACGATGCGTCAAGGTCGAATGCCCCAAGTACCCTCCAGTACAGCAGATTTCAatgagctgctgctggatGGCGAGTTGCTGTTAGACAACGATGCCACTTTTGCAGCGAGCAGTCCAAACACCAACCCACCGGAGAAGGAAATGTTTTCCAGCCTGATCTTGGGAAGCGTTTTGCAGTGCGAGTTCTGCGAGTACATTTTCGCTGACATAGCCGAGCTGCTTGTCCATTCCGCTTCCCATGTGGCGGAGCGGCGCTTTGAGTGCACCGCCTGCGACATTCAGATGAGCACGGCCAAGGAAGCCAGCATCCACTTCCAGACGGACTGCATCTTCATGCGCGAGGCAGTCAGGTCGCTAAATGTCACGATCAGTCGCTACTTTGTGTGCAATGTGTGCGAGCTGAAGTTCGCCAACACGGACCTGCTCCAGGAGCATCG GTGTACCTCCTTTCACTACTTTCCTCGCCTCAGCGAGAATGGCaagaagctgctgctgccgtgtGAGTTTTGCGACCTCAACTTTGAGTTCGCCCACGAGTTTCTGGCGCACAACGAGGAGAAGCATCTCAACAAAAAGAAGCGCGAAAAGGAAGCGCGCAACACGGGCGCCGGCCGAATACGTCAGTATCTCTGCGATATCTGCGGCAAATCGTACACCCAGTCGAGCCATCTGTGGCAGCATCTACGCTTTCACCAGG GTGTGAAGCCCTTCGTTTGCCAGGAGGAAAACTGCGATCGGAAGTTCACCATTCGCCCAGATCTGAACGACCACATTCGCAAGTGCCACACGGGCGAACGTCCATATCTTTGTCTGGTGTGTGGAAAGCGCTTTCTCACCGGATCCGTCTTCTATCAGCATCGTCTGATCCATCGCGGCGAGCGGCGCTATGAGTGCGATGAGTGTGGTAAACGTTTCTATCGCGCGGATGCGCTCAAGAACCACCAACGCATCCACACCGGAGAGAAGCCGTACAGCTGCCTCTTCTGCACAAAGACCTTTCGCCAGCGCGGCGACCGTGACAAGCACATCCGAGCTCGACACTCTCATCTGGATGCCAACTCGCGTCTCATGATGCAGATGCAGAAATTTCAACTGGAGACGGCGGCTGCGCAGAAGGCTCAGGGTCATAATACCGAGCAGCAGGATAACGATTTTGCTGGTGGTGCCAGCACCTCAGATGTGCCCTCGGGCTCGGGATACGTGTCGATTGAGCCAGGCGTCGCGGAGATGCAGTACTCCATTGCGCCGGAGCAGCAGGACGAAATGGTGTGTGTGCCCATTGACCAGGTCAACAACAGTTTCTTTATGTCGCACTACATGCAAGCTGTTCCCATGGAGGAGGATGGTTCGGGGCAGCATATAATTGTCTTCGAGCAGCCAGGCCAGGATATGAACATGATGTCCATTTACAATCAGCAACAGGTTGGGGAACCAATGCATGAGGGCGGCGTACCCAAGCGGGCGCCTGAGGAAAACGCTAGGGTGGTGGTTGTCAAGAACAATCCAACTAAGCCGATCTTTTCGGATACCTATATGTAA
- the LOC117142475 gene encoding formin-like protein 20 isoform X1, whose amino-acid sequence MEDYTYAYISEPVEFRQLEGNAIDFRKTFDLRGQGTDEMLQLYLRKANLSDDLERLPAIVRRAYVYDIIRSNKEPGYWVPPSMQVSSDVFAHPPPAVRPPPHYADNVSINASLDGMKSSSSSNSLDRYVGAPPSVALAGPSFATSVLVSSKGSKYEISGPVNFQHVSGDVTRDRTRNAFDLNADPNDKVLRKYMMERGITEADISDMRRQEVIKKIIHSNFTWMPPKSDLQAQPKVQDQARPLLYATISTNNQISPPPSPPPPPIATVSRPTEAPNFSNYASLTSRFVDISDIDLPAPTPAAPAPFQLAEVGSVIPVQVQPQQSVKPKVPPPPSAVMAKNTHGYPAAIDIRQVRPSVAPKVANETYATISPQRKVGSMRVPPPAPPKPTIVPHTNSTISNGSLYAVSPVQYAPVAKPAPPAPPAKPTSRSSAVYMTPLSAQKTKITSTPVPVPPPPPPAASVGVPPPPPAAPAGIPPPPPPMPVLCAGGVPPPPPPPPSGMAGVPQPPPMQKSQPKAVSAASTGGDPRDAFLESIRQGVTLKKVDQKAATISGIKPRPERKPVTTDFLSELKLGITLRRVKNPADNPYSEESESQA is encoded by the exons ATGGAGGATTACACATACGCCTACATCTCCGAGCCCGTGGAGTTCCGCCAGCTGGAGGGCAATGCGATTGACTTCCGCAAGACATTCGATCTGCGGGGCCAGGGCACCGACGAAATGCTCCAGTTGTATCTGCGCAAGGCCAATTTGTCCGATGATCTCGAACGTCTGCCGGCTATTGTGCGGCGCGCCTATGTCTATGACATAATTAGAAGCAATAAGGAACCCGGTTACTGGGTG CCACCGTCTATGCAAGTGAGCAGCGACGTCTTTGCACATCCACCACCAGCAGTTCGTCCACCGCCTCATTACGCCGACAACGTGAGCATCAACGCCAGTCTTGACGGCATGAagagctcctcctcctcgaacAGCCTGGACAGGTATGTGGGCGCTCCGCCCTCGGTGGCCTTGGCGGGTCCCAGCTTCGCCACCAGCGTCTTGGTCAGCAGCAAGGGCTCCAAGTACGAGATCAGCGGACCAGTCAACTTTCAGCACGTTTCCGGTGATGTGACGCGCGATCGCACGCGAAACGCCTTCGACCTGAATGCCGATCCGAACGACAAGGTGCTAAGGAAGTACATGATGGAGCGTGGCATTACGGAGGCGGACATCAGTGACATGCGGCGCCAGGAAGTGATCAAGAAGATCATTCACTCCAATTTTACTTGGATG CCACCAAAAAGTGATCTTCAGGCGCAGCCAAAGGTTCAAGATCAAGCCAGGCCGCTGCTCTATGCCACCATTTCCACCAATAACCAGATTAGTCCTCCGCCGtctccaccaccacctccaATAGCCACTGTTTCGAGGCCAACGGAGGCACCAAACTTCTCCAACTACGCCTCGCTTACTTCGCGGTTTGTGGATATCTCCGATATAGACTTACCTGCGCCTACGCCGGCTGCACCAGCTCCTTTTCAACTGGCAGAGGTCGGAAGTGTGATACCCGTCCAAGTGCAGCCTCAGCAGAGTGTGAAACCTAAGGTTCCTCCACCTCCGTCGGCGGTAATGGCGAAGAACACACATGGTTATCCAGCGGCCATTGACATTCGTCAAGTGAGGCCCTCTGTGGCGCCAAAGGTTGCGAATGAGACGTATGCCACCATATCACCGCAACGGAAAGTGGGCTCAATGCGCGTTCCACCGCCGGCGCCTCCAAAGCCAACAATAGTGCCTCATACAAACTCGACGATTTCCAACGGATCGCTGTATGCTGTGTCCCCGGTACAGTACGCGCCTGTTGCCAAGCCGGCGCCACCAGCTCCTCCTGCCAAGCCGACTTCTAGATCTTCGGCTGTCTATATGACACCACTGTCAGCGCAGAAAACAAAGATTACTAGTACTCCTGTGCCAGttccaccaccgccgccgccagcGGCATCCGTAGGTGTTCCACCGCCGCCTCCAGCGGCACCAGCAGGTAttccaccaccgccgccaccaATGCCAGTCTTATGCGCGGGTGGCGttcctcctccaccaccgccTCCACCAAGTGGCATGGCCGGCGTTCCACAACCGCCTCCTATGCAGAAATCACAGCCCAAGGCTGTTTCAGCTGCCTCCACCGGCGGAGACCCAAGGGATGCGTTCTTGGAGAGCATTCGACAAGGCGTAACGCTGAAG AAAGTGGATCAGAAGGCGGCCACTATAAGTGGCATCAAGCCGCGTCCAGAACGTAAGCCGGTGACCACCGACTTCCTAAGTGAACTGAAGCTGGGAATAACACTGAGACGGGTCAAGAATCCGGCGGATAATCCGTATTCCGAAGAATCGGAATCGCAGGCGTAA
- the LOC117142475 gene encoding formin-like protein 5 isoform X2, translated as MQVSSDVFAHPPPAVRPPPHYADNVSINASLDGMKSSSSSNSLDRYVGAPPSVALAGPSFATSVLVSSKGSKYEISGPVNFQHVSGDVTRDRTRNAFDLNADPNDKVLRKYMMERGITEADISDMRRQEVIKKIIHSNFTWMPPKSDLQAQPKVQDQARPLLYATISTNNQISPPPSPPPPPIATVSRPTEAPNFSNYASLTSRFVDISDIDLPAPTPAAPAPFQLAEVGSVIPVQVQPQQSVKPKVPPPPSAVMAKNTHGYPAAIDIRQVRPSVAPKVANETYATISPQRKVGSMRVPPPAPPKPTIVPHTNSTISNGSLYAVSPVQYAPVAKPAPPAPPAKPTSRSSAVYMTPLSAQKTKITSTPVPVPPPPPPAASVGVPPPPPAAPAGIPPPPPPMPVLCAGGVPPPPPPPPSGMAGVPQPPPMQKSQPKAVSAASTGGDPRDAFLESIRQGVTLKKVDQKAATISGIKPRPERKPVTTDFLSELKLGITLRRVKNPADNPYSEESESQA; from the exons ATGCAAGTGAGCAGCGACGTCTTTGCACATCCACCACCAGCAGTTCGTCCACCGCCTCATTACGCCGACAACGTGAGCATCAACGCCAGTCTTGACGGCATGAagagctcctcctcctcgaacAGCCTGGACAGGTATGTGGGCGCTCCGCCCTCGGTGGCCTTGGCGGGTCCCAGCTTCGCCACCAGCGTCTTGGTCAGCAGCAAGGGCTCCAAGTACGAGATCAGCGGACCAGTCAACTTTCAGCACGTTTCCGGTGATGTGACGCGCGATCGCACGCGAAACGCCTTCGACCTGAATGCCGATCCGAACGACAAGGTGCTAAGGAAGTACATGATGGAGCGTGGCATTACGGAGGCGGACATCAGTGACATGCGGCGCCAGGAAGTGATCAAGAAGATCATTCACTCCAATTTTACTTGGATG CCACCAAAAAGTGATCTTCAGGCGCAGCCAAAGGTTCAAGATCAAGCCAGGCCGCTGCTCTATGCCACCATTTCCACCAATAACCAGATTAGTCCTCCGCCGtctccaccaccacctccaATAGCCACTGTTTCGAGGCCAACGGAGGCACCAAACTTCTCCAACTACGCCTCGCTTACTTCGCGGTTTGTGGATATCTCCGATATAGACTTACCTGCGCCTACGCCGGCTGCACCAGCTCCTTTTCAACTGGCAGAGGTCGGAAGTGTGATACCCGTCCAAGTGCAGCCTCAGCAGAGTGTGAAACCTAAGGTTCCTCCACCTCCGTCGGCGGTAATGGCGAAGAACACACATGGTTATCCAGCGGCCATTGACATTCGTCAAGTGAGGCCCTCTGTGGCGCCAAAGGTTGCGAATGAGACGTATGCCACCATATCACCGCAACGGAAAGTGGGCTCAATGCGCGTTCCACCGCCGGCGCCTCCAAAGCCAACAATAGTGCCTCATACAAACTCGACGATTTCCAACGGATCGCTGTATGCTGTGTCCCCGGTACAGTACGCGCCTGTTGCCAAGCCGGCGCCACCAGCTCCTCCTGCCAAGCCGACTTCTAGATCTTCGGCTGTCTATATGACACCACTGTCAGCGCAGAAAACAAAGATTACTAGTACTCCTGTGCCAGttccaccaccgccgccgccagcGGCATCCGTAGGTGTTCCACCGCCGCCTCCAGCGGCACCAGCAGGTAttccaccaccgccgccaccaATGCCAGTCTTATGCGCGGGTGGCGttcctcctccaccaccgccTCCACCAAGTGGCATGGCCGGCGTTCCACAACCGCCTCCTATGCAGAAATCACAGCCCAAGGCTGTTTCAGCTGCCTCCACCGGCGGAGACCCAAGGGATGCGTTCTTGGAGAGCATTCGACAAGGCGTAACGCTGAAG AAAGTGGATCAGAAGGCGGCCACTATAAGTGGCATCAAGCCGCGTCCAGAACGTAAGCCGGTGACCACCGACTTCCTAAGTGAACTGAAGCTGGGAATAACACTGAGACGGGTCAAGAATCCGGCGGATAATCCGTATTCCGAAGAATCGGAATCGCAGGCGTAA
- the LOC117142479 gene encoding flavin reductase (NADPH): MQRIAIIGGTGMTGECAVDHALQKGLSVKLLYRSEKTVPERFKSKVELVKGDVTNYEDVQRVIEGVDAVAVILGTRNKLEATTELSRGTENLIKAMKEAKLTKFSIVMSSFLLRPLNEVPSVFHRLNEEHQRMLDLTKACDLDWIAILPPHIADEPATAYTVVHDEAPARLVSKYDLGKFIIDSLEQPEHYRKVCGIGKSPKSA; encoded by the exons ATGCAACGCATTGCTATTATTGGAGGAACCGGCATGACCGGCGAGTGTGCCGTGGATCACGCCCTGCAGAAGG GTCTGTCGGTAAAATTGCTATACCGCAGCGAAAAGACAGTTCCAGAACGCTTCAAGTCCAAGGTTGAACTGGTCAAGGGAGACGTGACCAACTACGAGGATGTGCAGCGCGTTATCGAGGGCGTGGATGCGGTGGCCGTCATCCTGGGCACCCGCAACAAGCTGGAGGCCACCACGGAGCTATCCCGCGGTACCGAGAACCTCATCAAGGCCATGAAGGAGGCCAAACTGACCAAATTCTCTATTGTCATGTCCTCGTTTCTGCTGCGCCCACTCAACGAGGTGCCCTCTGTGTTCCACCGCCTAAACGAGGAGCACCAGCGCATGCTGGACCTGACCAAGGCCTGCGATCTTGACTGGATCGCCATTCTGCCGCCGCACATCGCCGATGAACCGGCCACCGCCTATACCGTCGTCCACGACGAGGCCCCCGCTCGTCTGGTGTCCAAATACGACCTGGGAAAGTTCATTATCGACAGCCTGGAGCAACCGGAGCACTACCGCAAGGTTTGCGGCATTGGCAAAAGCCCCAAAAGTGCCTAG
- the LOC117142480 gene encoding N-alpha-acetyltransferase 80 isoform X2, producing MGLPPFNVSGSPFNVVPIHNYPELMKDTCALINAEWPRSETARMRSLEASCDSLPCSLVLTTEGMCRVIAHLKLSPINSKKKACFVESVVVDKRHRGQGFGKLIMKFAEDYCRVVLDLKTIYLSTIDQDGFYERIGYEYCAPITMYGPRHCELPSLQNAKKKYMKKVL from the exons ATG GGGCTTCCTCCATTCAATGTCAGCGGCAGCCCATTCAATGTGGTTCCCATTCACAACTACCCGGAGCTTATGAAAGACACTTGCGCCCTGATCAACGCAGAGTGGCCACGATCGGAAACGGCGCGCATGCGCTCCCTGGAGGCCTCCTGTGACAGCCTACCCTGCAGCCTGGTGCTGACCACCGAGGGAATGTGCCGCGTGATCGCTCACCTCAAGCTCAGCCCGATCAATTCCAAGAAGAAAGCCTGCTTCGTGGAGTCCGTGGTGGTGGACAAGCGGCACCGTGGACAGGGATTCGGCAAGCTGATCATGAAGTTCGCCGAGGACTATTGCCGCGTCGTGCTGGACCTCAAGACCATCTATCTGTCCACCATCGACCAGGATGGATTCTACGAACGCATTGGCTACGAGTACTGCGCACCCATTACAATGTATGGGCCACGCCACTGCGAGCTGCCCAGCttgcaaaatgccaaaaagaaATACATGAAGAAGGTCTTATAG
- the LOC117142480 gene encoding N-alpha-acetyltransferase 80 isoform X1, with the protein MRYIKSEPYYEGLPPFNVSGSPFNVVPIHNYPELMKDTCALINAEWPRSETARMRSLEASCDSLPCSLVLTTEGMCRVIAHLKLSPINSKKKACFVESVVVDKRHRGQGFGKLIMKFAEDYCRVVLDLKTIYLSTIDQDGFYERIGYEYCAPITMYGPRHCELPSLQNAKKKYMKKVL; encoded by the exons ATGCGCTACATAAAGTCGGAGCCGTACTATGAA GGGCTTCCTCCATTCAATGTCAGCGGCAGCCCATTCAATGTGGTTCCCATTCACAACTACCCGGAGCTTATGAAAGACACTTGCGCCCTGATCAACGCAGAGTGGCCACGATCGGAAACGGCGCGCATGCGCTCCCTGGAGGCCTCCTGTGACAGCCTACCCTGCAGCCTGGTGCTGACCACCGAGGGAATGTGCCGCGTGATCGCTCACCTCAAGCTCAGCCCGATCAATTCCAAGAAGAAAGCCTGCTTCGTGGAGTCCGTGGTGGTGGACAAGCGGCACCGTGGACAGGGATTCGGCAAGCTGATCATGAAGTTCGCCGAGGACTATTGCCGCGTCGTGCTGGACCTCAAGACCATCTATCTGTCCACCATCGACCAGGATGGATTCTACGAACGCATTGGCTACGAGTACTGCGCACCCATTACAATGTATGGGCCACGCCACTGCGAGCTGCCCAGCttgcaaaatgccaaaaagaaATACATGAAGAAGGTCTTATAG
- the LOC117142478 gene encoding mediator of RNA polymerase II transcription subunit 6: MASRQMTNDHLRLSWHDTQMMATLSPQTVMDYFCRKSNPFYDHMCNNETVRMQRLGPEHLHNMIGLEYILLHVAEPILYVIRKQHRHNPSEATPIADYYIIGGTVYKAPDLANVINSRILNTVVNLQSAFEEASSYARYHPNKGYTWDFSSNKVLSDKSKSDKKDANSAKDENSGTLFQKQRVDMLLAELLRKFPPPIPPMLQNLQQPPPAGDDLNTARNTSEMNNATGPLDIKTEGVDMKPPPEKKSK; the protein is encoded by the exons atGGCCAGCCGACAGATGACCAATGACCACCTGCGCCTTTCCTGGCACGACACCCAGATGATGGCCACCCTCAGCCCGCAGACCGTCATGGACTACTTCTGCCGCAAGTCGAATCCCTTCTATGATCACATGTGCAACAACGAGACTGTTCGGATGCAGCGCCTTGGTCCGGAGCATCTGCA CAACATGATCGGCCTGGAATACATACTGCTGCACGTGGCGGAGCCCATCCTGTATGTAATCCGCAAGCAGCACCGTCATAATCCCTCGGAAGCCACGCCGATTGCCGATTACTACATCATTGGTGGCACCGTCTACAAGGCGCCAGATCTTGCCAACGTCATCAATTCCCGCATT CTCAACACCGTGGTGAACCTGCAATCCGCCTTCGAGGAGGCAAGCAGCTATGCCCGCTACCATCCCAACAAGGGCTACACGTGGGACTTCTCTTCCAACAAAGTTT TGTCGGATAAATCCAAGTCAGATAAGAAGGACGCCAACTCAGCGAAGGATGAGAACAGCGGCACGCTGTTTCAGAAGCAGCGTGTGGACATGCTGCTGGCAGAGCTTTTGCGTAAATTTCCCCCACCAATACCGCCCATGCTGCAGAATCTCCAGCAGCCGCCACCAGCGGGCGATGATCTGAACACAGCTAGAAATACCTCCGAAATGAACAATGCCACAGGACCGCTGGATATCAAAACCGAGGGTGTGGACATGAAGCCACCGCCGGAAAAGAAGAGCAAGTGA